A single Lactuca sativa cultivar Salinas chromosome 8, Lsat_Salinas_v11, whole genome shotgun sequence DNA region contains:
- the LOC111921171 gene encoding uncharacterized protein LOC111921171 gives MATTLKTAGRVAKNVETQLKEKGMEKDNAVEKRKLEGSSRSDKKGRFTKSNLDDQKYGGSGGAKWSEKCKKKHYGRCDREVTCYKCGRIGHYCKDCMFNDKVCYRCGDKAHMSKDFLKKNEATRPNAPPKPKARAFQMILDEAGDKAKD, from the coding sequence atggcaactactttgaagacagCCGGTAGAGTAgccaagaatgtggagacccaactTAAGGAAAAGGGTATGGAGAAAGATAATGCAGTAGAaaagaggaagcttgagggaTCCTCAAGATCTGATAAGAAAGGAAGATTCACGAAGTCCAACCTGGACGACCAAAAGTATGGGGGTAGTGGTGGAGCCAAGTGGagtgagaagtgtaaaaagaaacattATGGGAGATGCGATAGAGAAGTGACTTGTTATAAATGTGGGAGGATCGGTCACTATTGCAAGGATTGTATGTTTAATGATAAGGTATGCTACAGATGTGGAGATAAGGCGCATATGTCAAAAGATTTCCTAAAGAAAAATGAAGCAACAAGACCGAATGCGCCACcgaagccaaaggcaagagcatttcagatgatccttgatgaagcaggtgACAAAGCAAAGGATTAG
- the LOC111921172 gene encoding uncharacterized protein LOC111921172: MAGSNNDLNVLHASPLFNDILQDKTPDMSYVVNGNEYKYGYYLGDGIYLEYVTFVKSFSFPADEKRKMFKLAQESARKDIIEEEGSAICSYTGNDVFNPPSVIQVGSPTYFSRVLEIQNCETHHNLRYDLTEHIWGRQLQGGNDDGDEEDEGDDYDENADGDDETDEDDENDDDE, encoded by the exons ATGGCGGGGTCAAACAATGACTTGAATGTGCTTCACGCATCTCCGTTATTTAACGATATTTTGCAGGATAAAACACCAGATATGTCATACGTTGTGAATGGAAATGAATACAAGTATGGATATTACCTAGGTGATGGGATATATCTAGAGTATGTTACATTTGTTAAGTCTTTTTCGTTTCCAGCTGATGAGAAACGAAAAATGTTCAAGTTAGCACAGGAATCTGCACGGAAGGAC ATAATAGAAGAAGAGGGCAGTGCTATTTGTTCATATACCGGGAACGATGTATTTAACCCACCTTCAGTAATACAAGTTGGCAGTCCGACATACTTCTCTAGGGTTTTGGAAATACAAAATtgtgaaacacatcacaatctacgATACGATTTGACCGAGCACATATGGGGGAGACAACTCCAAGGGGGAAATGACGATGGAGACGAAGAGGATGAGGGCGATGATTACGACGAGAATGCAGACGGTGACGACGAGACGGATGAGGATGATGAGAATGATGACGATGAGTAG